The DNA region TGTTCGTTTTACATCTATGAAGGAAAGTAAGGATATGGATATCTATTAACATTGTCATTTCATCACAGCaggttttttatgttttttatttttacttttaatttgttcCATAACagcattttttaatttgttacccaagaaataaaaaagcaaGAGGCGGATAAGGAACATAGTCATCCGACCATAAGCATTAGTGCATTATACAACGTTAAgtccttcttttcttcttctttttttgttattcttgtGCTTTAATCCGTTTCGCcactaatatatattatatataaaaaacaaatttctttaAAACTTATACTTTTAGGTGCGCAATCATACACACTactcaataattatttttatttttgccattTGGTTAATATCACTACTTACCTTTTTATATTAATGCTTAggttttacttattttttcttattatttgttttttttttgtttattgattaaAAACAAGACATGATATGAAGATTTTCGATGAGAAATAGGATTGGTATATCCTCTCGGTCCTAACGATTCATTTGATGCAAGAAAAAAAGCTCCCATAGCCCTGAATGTGACTGAAGACGTGGTGGCTATCATCCGTGATCATTAGTTATATTCTTTgtaaactattttctttttcttcttctctcatttttgtttctttcctatttctgtaaaaataaatgattttaattcaTGAATCTACTACAATCTACTACTGATGAATgatgagaaatatatatatatatatatatatatatatatatatatatatatttctctagaGACGGTGAATATTAAACGAAGTTCTAAATTTCGAAGGATGAGATTAAAGTGACTAGGTTGATATACTCTTATatcagttttgacttttgaacaTCCAAGAAACGTAAGCAGGGACTTTAATTTTCTGGTGTAGCTGGAAAAGTTAACCAATTAGAAAAACCCTTGGAATCAAAGATACTCCTAATGTCAAACCAGATTATCTCAATCACATACTGTACCTTATTCAACCGATAAACcactaaaataaacaatttacgCACAATATGAAGGTATGAAATCTTGTCTGGTTAGCTAGCTGAAAATGAAATTAAGATTTGGTGTGAACCAAACCGTCAACCCTGCTTATTTCTTCCATTAGGCTCAGCTGACACATTTAACAAGTTTAAAAGCTTTTACTAATCTTAGGTTGGTTACTTTTggattaaattaataaattctatGGTaacattttttggtttaacGATAAGCAGCCATAAACACAATATATGATAAATCCAAAATACGATGCAGAGATTCAGGTTTTTTATACATAAGTCTAAACAAAGCTTATTCAAACTTCTTAGTGAGTAGTGTGACAAAGAGTAAAATGACGTAATTAATCTTCATAGAGTGaaacaacaaatttaataaaaagaccCAAACAATATGATGATCCAGAGTCTTTAAAGTAGTCCAACGGGCCGTAAAGTTTTTCTTGTTTCCGGCCCAATAAAAACTATCATAATTGAAAATCAGTCTTACGCGCATCTAAAGCGAGTACCATTCACGGCTCGATTTTCTTACCTCAAAGGAGAAAACGATTTAGACGAACATCCAAACAATCCgaatacaataaataaaatcgaTTGGGTTTTGACTGTGGCTGGCTgctttaaaccctaaaactccgacctttttcttctcctctgagTAAGTAGTGTAACAACAATGGAAGAATCTCACATAGAAGATGCagaaacccaaaacaaactcgAAGTTGCTCCTGCATTGATTTCAGTTCATCCATCTCAGAAATCTGTCGCTGTCGCTGTCGGGTCAGATCTTCGTGTATTCGATCTTAtgtaagctctctctctttctctctctctctctctcacggcCTCTTTCAAATACGTTTTTAGTTTTGAAACGATAGAGTTTGCTTTTGACTTGAGAGGAGGAATGTTTAGTTTTTGACTTGACATGAGTGTGTTTAGTTTAACCGATggcttttaattgtttttatcgACAGAGAGAATTGTTCTGTTACTTTAGTGGATGAATCTGATGGGTCTTCTCATAAAGATTCCATTAGAGCTATTCGTTATGGTGCAACTGGTAAGCTTTTTGTGTCTGCCGGAGATGACAAGCTTGTTAAGATTTGGTCTACCGACTCTTGGAGGTGCCTAAATACTATGTAAGTTACCAAcaatatttagaattttgataaattgagattctttttcttttttaggttTTCTGAATTCAAGAATTTTCAAAGCTCCAAGCTTTTTACTTCTATCTATGTAGCTTAAGTTGCCTAAACGTATTTACTCATAACAATGGCAGATGTTCTGAGAAGAGAGTTACTGCAGTTGCTATAAGTAGCGATGATTCACATGTTTGTTATGCCGATAAGTTTGGTGTTGTATGGGTGGTCGAGTTGGATGGGATCCTAGAGGGTAAAGTTTCACCTAGTAAGAAGGGTGCGCAGCTGCTTTCCCACTACTGTAGTATTATTACTAGCCTGGTaagataaaattttctataaacaCGCTTTCTTCTATGGTCTCTCTCGGCTCTTGTTGCATTAGGAAAGAGCTCAAGTTTTAACCGACTATGTCACTCATTCTCatctgttcttgttcttgtttgtagGAGTTTTCCCCGAATGGTCAATATATTCTTAGTGCAGACCGGGACTTTAAGATAAGGGTAAACCTAGTCTAATGCACAACCTCACGCCTTTTTTTTGCTCGGATTGGTCTTATAGTGATTATGGTTTCCATCACAGGTGACTGTTTTCCCCAAGAAGCCTTTAGAAGGGGCACATGAAATACAGAGTTTTTGTCTTGGACATACAGAGTAAGTGAGCATTAATAGTTTCATagttgtttaagaaagaaaagattgtaACCACTAACCACGACTGATTACTGAACTACTACTTTAAACATTGTCTTCAATTCTCGAAAGGTTCATCACCTGCACAGCATTTGTCAGCACTCCAGAGGTTACTCAGGGATACCTCATGTCTGGAAGTGGAGATTCAACTGTAAGTGATCTTAAAGTCTCCCCCTCCAATTCGTACGACCAGTGAGTGATGCTTGACTCCTTTCTAATGTTGTTAATTTCAGGTTCGACTGTGGGATATTACATCTGGGTCTCTTCTTGACACATGTGAAGTTAGTACAGTGGTATAAATTTCTATCCTCATCCGCTTATTGATCTTTATTTATCTGgttatgttattttcttgatGTTCATCAGAATAATCGATTTCTGTTTGTGCGTATTGAAGGCAGGACATGTAGAGTCCAATGAAAGTGAGTCGCCAACCCAAGTCACAGTTACGGACATATGCACTATCCCAAATTCTTCTCTTGCAGCAGTAACAGTTCAAAGGCAAGTCTAATACTTTAGCCCACATACGTTTCTTTTAAATCAGATGTTTGATTGCCCTTTTTAATATCAAATGCAGTTTTCAaggaatttttttgttaagctGTGATATGGCAGCACATTCTCTCTCTGTCACAAAGGTATCACTCTTGTTAGCAAATCCTGTAAAATCagcaaaaactataaaatttaacCGGGTAAATGATCTCTTAGGTGATTAATATACCTGGGGAAAGTTTCATCCCCACAAGTATCTCTGTAAGTGCGGCTACAAGATTACTATGGATGGTATCAGGAGCCTCAAACCTGCCTGGTTCAAACCATCCTGGTTTTTCAAGGGTTCAGGTCATCTCGTGCATTGAGACCGAATCATCTTCAATCCTTGGAGACGAGCATATTCCAGGAGGGACCAAACTGTTGGAGCAATTGCAAGGTAAAGTTCCAATAGAAGAGAGTGTAATGAGTGCTGCGGCAGAAGCTGTGAGAGCAGCAATGTCCAGCCTTTTGATGAAGAAGCAATACTCTGACGAGAAGAGAGAGTTCAGAAAAAGAACCAGAAACGATAAGAAAACCACACAATAATTGCATTTTGccaaatttgtattttgtttctgtCTTTCTGACTCTCTCAATGTATCTTTTGATCATTATGTAACCGTTATAATTTCTATGTTACCAATACAAAActgttatttacttttatttgttttacagttATAAACAGCTTATCACCATATGTACCACgaaatcaaatccatatatcACCAAGTAttactttaaaatccaaaaagGTCGATCCATGTCATCGACATGCGGCAAGACAAGTGTGAAGTTAACATCCACGTGTTAAGTAGACATCTAACTAAATATATGATTCGTTTTACTTTCAAGATCCAAGAACGAAACTGAAGATCCGAAGAGGAAGCCTCgaattgaaaaaaacacaataacaaaCAAAGCAATGGCACAGCATCAGCATTCTCCTCAAAGGCCAAGAGATGAGGAAAACACACGGCCACATGATCAATACGGCGACGTTTTCAACGTCTCCGGAGATGACGTGGCGAGAAAGCAAGGCGTTGGTTT from Camelina sativa cultivar DH55 chromosome 3, Cs, whole genome shotgun sequence includes:
- the LOC104760357 gene encoding tRNA (guanine-N(7)-)-methyltransferase non-catalytic subunit wdr4; its protein translation is MEESHIEDAETQNKLEVAPALISVHPSQKSVAVAVGSDLRVFDLIENCSVTLVDESDGSSHKDSIRAIRYGATGKLFVSAGDDKLVKIWSTDSWRCLNTICSEKRVTAVAISSDDSHVCYADKFGVVWVVELDGILEGKVSPSKKGAQLLSHYCSIITSLEFSPNGQYILSADRDFKIRVTVFPKKPLEGAHEIQSFCLGHTEFITCTAFVSTPEVTQGYLMSGSGDSTVRLWDITSGSLLDTCEVSTVAGHVESNESESPTQVTVTDICTIPNSSLAAVTVQSFQGIFLLSCDMAAHSLSVTKVINIPGESFIPTSISVSAATRLLWMVSGASNLPGSNHPGFSRVQVISCIETESSSILGDEHIPGGTKLLEQLQGKVPIEESVMSAAAEAVRAAMSSLLMKKQYSDEKREFRKRTRNDKKTTQ